The following nucleotide sequence is from Halalkalicoccus tibetensis.
GACTCGAAATTGAGCGACCCGCTATCTGGCATTAGGTCCCTCTTGCTTGTAGCATTGATTCTACCAAGGGAAGAGACTAACTGTCTTTATCAATTATTACCAAATAAATAAACAATATTTATACTAAATCGGGTATTTGCTACCCTTTCATACCACTTAACGTCATGCCCTTCTCGAAATAATCTTGTAGAAAAATAAATAGAAGTAGAATCGGTCCGACTAGGATTAGAGCGATCGCTAAAATCGAACCCCATTCAACTGCATAGGTTCCACGAAGTGCAAACAATGCTACGGGCAATGTGTACATCTCCGAAGTTTGCATGATAATTAAGGGCCATTCGAAGTTGTTCCAGGTCCATAAGAAAACAAAGATTGTGAGCGTTGCAACTGCTGACTTAGCTTGCGGTAGATAGATCTTGTAGAATACCTGTAACTCGTTACAGCCGTCCATTCTGGCGGCTTCTCCAAGCGAAGCTGGCATACCTTTGAAATGTTGCCGTAGCAAAAATATGCCAAAAGGGTTTGCGACAAATACAATGATCAAACCGAGATGGGTATTGGTAAGTCCCAAATTTGCTATTATCAAATAAAGAGGGACCAAGAGTACCATAGTCGGAACCATCATAGTCGAAACAAATAGTAGGAATAATTTTTCTCGCCCCCTATAATCGAATCTCGCTAGTGAGTACCCTGCTAAGGTGTCAAAGACAACATTGAATAAGGTGACAGCAACAGCCACAATTATCGAATTAAGAAGCCATCGCTCAGCTGGATACTCTTGGAATACCCGTATATAGTTTTCAAATGTGAAACCGCTCGGAGAAAAAATGATCTCTCTAGCCGTCGCATTCGTTGAAAGCGAACCGTTGACCATCCAAAATAGGGGGAGGATCAGGAAGACACCGAACAGTATCGTGAACGCAACTAGGAGTTTTCTCTGTAATTGATACGCTGTCCCGCCGTAACCGGGATACTCTTGATTTCTGCGTGACATCTCAATAGCTCACCTCTTGTTGGTTTCTTTGAGTATACTGGTAATAGCTGAATAGGAAGATGAAGATAAATAACATAACAGCCATTGCTGATGCTGATCCTAAGTCACCAGCGCCAAATCCTCTTTGATAGATGTAGACAACGATCGTTGTTGTCGCATTATATGGGCCTCCTTGAGCAAAGACGTACGCATACGCAAAGACCTGGAATCCATTGATTATTGCTAACACAATCACGAAGAAAGTTATATCGTTTAAATTAGGCCAAGTGACGTTACGGAACTTTTCCCACGTTCCGGCCCCATCAATTCGTGCTGCATCATATAATTCAGAGGGAATATTCTGGAGTCCAGACAGATATATAATCATATTAAATCCGATATTTGCCCAAATAGCCATCAGCATCACACTGGGTAGAGCAGTAGCCGTACTAGTCGCCCAATTATGACTAAGGCCGATTAGACTTAAATATTCATTGGCAATCCCCTGATCTGCAAGAATCCAGCGCCAAATAATAGCTATAGCGGCGGGGCTTAACATGACTGGAATGAAATACATTGCTCGGACGATATCTTCGCCAGGGATATCTGAGTCTAATAGCAATGCAGCACCTAAGCCACCATACACTGCTAAGGGAACCACCCCAGTTATGTATATCACAGTGTTCCTTACCGCGTACCACCATAAATTTGCCTCAGGTGAGCGAAGCGGGGCAAAGTTATTTTCCCATGGATAGGGTTTCAAGAGATTGATATAATTATCAAGTCCTACCCAGCCCTGAGCACCGCCTAACGTGCTCCATTCGAAAAGCGATAGTATAAATGCAGTTGCTACAGGAATAAATAAAAACGCGATAAATGTCATTAAATCTGGTAGTACAAATAGATATCCATACAAACGGTCATCATTGTCTAACACCTTCTCCTTAAACGATGATGGGCTCATATTTATGTAGATTGATGATCTAACTAAGGATCGATTCGATGCTGTTGTGCATACTTTCAATAGCCTCTCTTGGTGTAAGATCCCCGGTATAGGCACCTTGTCGCGGTGGGAGCAACGCTTCTGCAACGATCTGATTAGTGTGTTCTCCAAATATCATTGGGTTGGAGTGTGGAATCAGTTCCTGAATAGGTTGTAGGCGGGGTTCTTCTTCGAAGATCGGATGATCAGAGTGAGTTTCCATGGGGGACAATCCAGAAAGGGCTTCTAAATGATACTCCACTCCATCTTCTGAGGTTAAGAATTTGAAGAGCTCAAGCTGCGCCTCCGATTCCATATTGGCGTTCATCCCAACTCCATGTGAATTCAACACAGATGCCTGTTCGCCGCCTTCAGGAATGGGGGGTGTGGTACATCCGATCTTATCCGCGATACCCTCGTTCATTGCATGGTCAAGAATCCAGGGACCACCAAGAGTGGCAGCGCCCAGTTCTTCACCGAAGGCTACGCTATATCGATCTCCAATATCAACGTCAGCTACTGCGAGATCATCTTCAATCAACCCCACGATGAATTCTAGGGCTTCAACCGCCTCTGACGAATTAATCCTAGA
It contains:
- a CDS encoding carbohydrate ABC transporter permease, whose product is MSRRNQEYPGYGGTAYQLQRKLLVAFTILFGVFLILPLFWMVNGSLSTNATAREIIFSPSGFTFENYIRVFQEYPAERWLLNSIIVAVAVTLFNVVFDTLAGYSLARFDYRGREKLFLLFVSTMMVPTMVLLVPLYLIIANLGLTNTHLGLIIVFVANPFGIFLLRQHFKGMPASLGEAARMDGCNELQVFYKIYLPQAKSAVATLTIFVFLWTWNNFEWPLIIMQTSEMYTLPVALFALRGTYAVEWGSILAIALILVGPILLLFIFLQDYFEKGMTLSGMKG
- a CDS encoding sugar ABC transporter permease; this translates as MSPSSFKEKVLDNDDRLYGYLFVLPDLMTFIAFLFIPVATAFILSLFEWSTLGGAQGWVGLDNYINLLKPYPWENNFAPLRSPEANLWWYAVRNTVIYITGVVPLAVYGGLGAALLLDSDIPGEDIVRAMYFIPVMLSPAAIAIIWRWILADQGIANEYLSLIGLSHNWATSTATALPSVMLMAIWANIGFNMIIYLSGLQNIPSELYDAARIDGAGTWEKFRNVTWPNLNDITFFVIVLAIINGFQVFAYAYVFAQGGPYNATTTIVVYIYQRGFGAGDLGSASAMAVMLFIFIFLFSYYQYTQRNQQEVSY